Proteins from a single region of Aureibacter tunicatorum:
- the infB gene encoding translation initiation factor IF-2, translating to MAEKMMRLSQVARKLNVGTSTIVEHLKGKGFEVENKPNAKISMEQFNMLAKEYKSSLQEKEEASELKIGSSHAQRNVVIKDDTTAKKTPTPTQEEKKVLIKDVTTSATKTSTKPTSEPKKGDEKASVEAPKLQGVKVLGKIDLDAKGNVKKTTTSSSKPEVANKPTQEKEKTAQPQKKVAEEATKPKPVEKPAPPKVKNEAKPASDESKKDSVSSDSKTADKPKPKEKEEAKSARPSVANSVSENKNVNKKALPQDQKAEQKDNRPSEKIEREVVKEEAVAKNEEKQSIAQKDELITAKADTLKGLTVLGKIELPTQKSKKKPVASSDDKGDKKKKRPRKRIQKGGNDQSNRSSDGNKNSEGNGGQRRQGGNNSGNQQNRQGGGNQNRQGGNQQNRQGGGNNQQSGGRGGNQQRKQNQQNNRKGGHNRKGGRQQPVAKKEELSDKEIQEQIKATLAKLSGGTKKNTTANRSKYRKDKRGRAAEADAERMLQEQEAAKTLQVTEFIAANDLASMMEVSVNDVISACMSMGMFVSINQRLDAEAITLIADEFGYEVDFTTAKDELDVQEVEDKEDDLSERAPIVTIMGHVDHGKTSLLDYIRNSKVTESEAGGITQHIGAYDVMTESGKRIAFLDTPGHEAFTAMRARGAKVTDVVIIVVAADDAVMPQTKEAINHAQQADVPIVIAINKIDKPNANPDKIKEQLASNNILVEDWGGKYQCQEISAKSGVGIEDLLEKVLLESEVLELQANPEKPAVGTIIEASLDKGRGYVATVLVQAGTLRIGDVMLAGSHFGKVKAMFDHRGKRLKEAPPSTPVLVLGLDGAPQAGDKFNVMDTDREAREIATKRGQLLREQSMRTKKHITLDEIGRRLAIGSFKELNIIIKGDVDGSVEALSDSLLKLSTEEVQINIIHKAVGQISESDALLASASDAIIIGFQVRPSVNARRIAEQEQIEIRLYSIIYDAINEIKDAMEGMLDPEMEEVITGNIQVREVFKISKVGTVAGCYVTDGYVKRSSSIRIIREGIVVYTGEIAQLKRFKDDVAEVKQNYECGLSIANFNDIKVDDVIEGFEQREVKRKLK from the coding sequence ATGGCAGAAAAAATGATGAGACTGAGCCAGGTGGCTCGAAAACTCAATGTAGGAACGTCAACAATTGTAGAGCACTTGAAAGGCAAAGGCTTTGAGGTTGAGAACAAACCCAATGCCAAAATCTCTATGGAGCAGTTTAATATGCTGGCCAAAGAGTACAAGTCTTCTTTGCAAGAGAAAGAGGAGGCTTCTGAATTGAAGATTGGTAGTAGTCATGCGCAAAGAAATGTGGTGATAAAAGATGATACTACTGCCAAAAAAACGCCTACTCCGACGCAAGAGGAGAAAAAGGTGTTGATTAAGGATGTGACTACATCTGCAACTAAGACTAGCACGAAGCCGACTTCAGAGCCAAAGAAAGGTGATGAAAAAGCATCAGTGGAAGCTCCGAAGTTGCAGGGAGTAAAGGTGTTGGGGAAAATTGACCTTGATGCCAAAGGCAATGTGAAAAAAACAACCACAAGTTCAAGCAAACCTGAGGTTGCCAACAAGCCAACTCAAGAAAAAGAAAAAACGGCGCAACCTCAGAAAAAGGTAGCTGAAGAAGCAACTAAGCCTAAGCCTGTTGAGAAGCCTGCGCCGCCAAAAGTTAAAAATGAAGCGAAGCCAGCTTCTGATGAATCTAAAAAAGATTCTGTCTCTTCTGATTCAAAAACTGCCGATAAGCCTAAGCCTAAAGAAAAAGAAGAAGCGAAATCTGCCAGACCATCTGTAGCCAATAGCGTTTCTGAAAATAAAAACGTAAACAAAAAGGCTCTGCCGCAAGATCAGAAGGCTGAGCAAAAGGACAATAGACCATCTGAGAAAATAGAAAGAGAAGTAGTGAAAGAGGAAGCTGTAGCAAAGAATGAAGAAAAACAGTCCATCGCTCAGAAAGACGAACTGATCACAGCGAAGGCAGATACCCTTAAGGGACTTACCGTGCTTGGCAAGATTGAATTGCCTACGCAAAAATCTAAGAAAAAACCAGTAGCTTCTTCCGACGATAAAGGTGACAAGAAGAAGAAAAGGCCTAGAAAGCGTATCCAAAAAGGAGGCAATGACCAGTCTAATAGATCTTCTGACGGTAACAAGAACTCCGAAGGTAACGGAGGTCAGAGAAGACAAGGAGGCAACAACTCTGGGAACCAACAAAATCGTCAAGGTGGCGGTAATCAAAATCGCCAAGGAGGCAACCAACAGAATCGTCAAGGAGGCGGCAACAACCAACAATCTGGCGGTCGTGGAGGTAACCAGCAAAGAAAGCAAAACCAGCAGAATAACAGAAAAGGTGGTCATAACAGAAAAGGCGGTAGACAACAGCCTGTAGCTAAGAAGGAGGAACTTTCGGATAAGGAAATCCAAGAGCAAATCAAGGCAACCTTGGCGAAACTTAGCGGTGGAACCAAGAAGAATACTACAGCTAACAGATCTAAGTATCGTAAAGACAAGAGAGGAAGAGCGGCTGAGGCTGATGCGGAAAGAATGCTACAAGAGCAGGAAGCTGCAAAAACATTGCAAGTGACGGAATTTATTGCTGCTAATGACTTGGCTTCAATGATGGAAGTTTCTGTGAATGATGTGATTTCAGCTTGCATGTCAATGGGAATGTTCGTTTCTATCAACCAAAGATTGGATGCTGAAGCTATTACGCTGATAGCAGATGAGTTTGGTTACGAAGTGGACTTCACTACAGCGAAAGATGAGCTTGATGTTCAAGAGGTAGAAGACAAAGAGGATGATCTGTCAGAAAGAGCGCCAATTGTTACGATCATGGGACACGTTGACCATGGTAAGACATCTTTGCTTGACTATATTAGAAATTCAAAAGTAACTGAGTCAGAGGCTGGAGGTATCACACAGCACATTGGAGCTTATGATGTGATGACTGAGAGCGGGAAAAGAATTGCATTCTTGGATACTCCAGGTCACGAAGCCTTTACAGCGATGCGTGCTCGTGGAGCGAAAGTAACCGATGTAGTTATCATCGTGGTTGCTGCCGATGATGCGGTAATGCCTCAGACAAAAGAAGCGATAAATCACGCGCAGCAAGCTGATGTGCCGATTGTAATTGCAATCAACAAGATAGATAAACCAAATGCTAACCCTGATAAAATCAAGGAACAATTAGCATCGAATAATATCTTAGTGGAAGATTGGGGTGGTAAATACCAGTGCCAAGAAATTTCTGCTAAATCAGGAGTTGGTATCGAAGACTTGCTGGAAAAAGTCCTTTTAGAATCAGAAGTGCTTGAGCTTCAAGCTAATCCTGAAAAGCCTGCAGTAGGTACAATTATCGAGGCATCACTTGATAAAGGTAGAGGTTATGTAGCTACTGTGCTAGTTCAAGCTGGTACATTGAGAATAGGAGATGTGATGTTGGCTGGTTCTCACTTTGGTAAAGTGAAGGCAATGTTTGATCACAGAGGGAAAAGATTGAAAGAAGCACCTCCTTCTACGCCTGTATTGGTTTTAGGGCTTGATGGCGCGCCTCAGGCAGGTGATAAGTTCAATGTAATGGATACTGACCGTGAAGCGAGAGAAATTGCGACTAAGAGAGGTCAATTGCTTAGAGAGCAAAGTATGCGAACTAAGAAGCACATTACGCTTGATGAGATTGGTAGACGTTTGGCTATTGGTTCATTTAAGGAGCTTAATATTATCATCAAAGGTGACGTGGATGGTTCAGTTGAAGCATTGTCTGATTCATTGCTGAAGCTTTCAACAGAAGAAGTTCAAATCAATATCATTCATAAGGCTGTAGGTCAGATTTCAGAGTCGGATGCCTTGTTGGCTTCTGCTTCAGATGCGATTATTATTGGATTCCAGGTTCGTCCTTCGGTCAATGCGAGAAGAATTGCGGAACAAGAGCAGATTGAAATCAGACTTTACTCTATCATTTACGATGCTATCAATGAGATCAAAGATGCGATGGAAGGTATGCTTGATCCTGAGATGGAGGAAGTAATCACTGGTAATATTCAGGTAAGAGAAGTCTTTAAGATATCTAAAGTAGGTACGGTAGCTGGATGTTATGTGACTGATGGATATGTGAAGAGATCTTCTTCTATCAGAATCATACGTGAGGGTATTGTGGTTTATACTGGAGAAATAGCTCAATTGAAGAGATTCAAAGACGATGTCGCTGAAGTGAAGCAAAACTACGAGTGTGGTTTGAGTATTGCGAATTTTAATGATATCAAAGTTGATGATGTAATTGAAGGATTTGAGCAGAGAGAAGTAAAAAGAAAGCTTAAGTAA